Proteins from a genomic interval of Amycolatopsis sp. cg13:
- a CDS encoding VWA domain-containing protein, protein MNTEVADPLAGYAGFAAALREAGVACDARRVQAYLSAVAKVDVARPTQLYWVGRLTLCSDPDDLPRYEEAFARWFEGDDSPRATGGTPVRKQARIAPLIAAGGDGESTQESHDTLRVAASDHEVLRHRDLAELTKAERAHLRELLATLRPVLPRRRAARRTPAHRGALDPARTLRAMLASGGEPVRLAHHRRGTRARKVVLLIDVSGSMSPYADALLRFAHVVARAAPMSVEVFTLGTRMTRVSRQLRQRDPEQAMLAAGTAVPDFAGGTRLGETLRVFLDRWGQRGFARRAVVTVFSDGWERGDVSLLAEQLGRLRRLAHAVFWVNPHAGREGYAPVQSGIVAALPHIDRLLAGHSLATLERLLGEIADA, encoded by the coding sequence ATGAACACCGAAGTCGCCGACCCCCTTGCTGGTTACGCGGGGTTCGCGGCGGCATTGCGCGAAGCGGGCGTCGCCTGTGACGCGCGGCGGGTGCAGGCCTATCTGTCCGCCGTGGCGAAGGTCGATGTTGCCCGGCCGACGCAGCTCTACTGGGTCGGGCGGTTGACCCTTTGCTCCGACCCCGACGACTTGCCTCGCTACGAGGAAGCGTTCGCGCGGTGGTTCGAGGGAGACGACAGTCCTAGGGCGACCGGCGGGACTCCGGTGCGGAAGCAGGCCCGGATCGCTCCACTGATCGCGGCCGGCGGCGACGGGGAGAGCACCCAGGAATCTCACGACACGCTCCGCGTCGCGGCCAGCGATCATGAGGTTCTCCGGCATCGGGATCTCGCCGAGCTCACCAAGGCTGAGCGGGCGCACCTCCGGGAGTTGCTCGCGACGCTGCGGCCCGTCTTGCCTCGACGAAGGGCGGCGCGGCGGACGCCGGCGCATCGTGGTGCGCTTGATCCGGCGCGGACTCTGCGCGCCATGCTCGCGTCCGGTGGCGAGCCCGTTCGGCTGGCGCATCATCGGCGGGGGACGCGGGCGCGGAAAGTCGTGTTGCTGATCGACGTTTCCGGCTCGATGAGTCCGTACGCCGACGCGTTGCTGCGGTTCGCGCACGTGGTCGCGCGGGCGGCGCCGATGTCGGTCGAGGTGTTCACACTAGGTACGCGGATGACGCGCGTGTCCCGTCAGCTCAGGCAGCGCGATCCGGAGCAGGCGATGCTCGCCGCTGGCACCGCCGTACCTGATTTCGCTGGTGGGACGCGGCTTGGCGAGACGCTCCGGGTGTTTCTCGACCGGTGGGGGCAGCGCGGGTTCGCGCGACGCGCGGTAGTCACCGTGTTCTCCGACGGGTGGGAGCGCGGCGACGTCAGCTTGCTGGCCGAGCAGCTCGGCCGGCTGCGCCGTCTCGCGCACGCCGTATTCTGGGTGAATCCGCACGCAGGGCGCGAGGGTTATGCTCCGGTCCAATCCGGCATCGTGGCCGCCCTGCCGCACATCGACCGGTTGCTGGCCGGGCACAGCCTGGCGACGTTGGAACGACTCCTCGGGGAGATTGCCGATGCGTGA
- a CDS encoding AAA family ATPase: MTESLASPDALAAALDTTGYLADEGLATAGFLATQMQRPLFCEGEPGTGKTSLALALSEALQWPLVRLQCHEGIDAAQALYEWDFPRQLLHLRALEAADGGRLDAETAERSLYTERFLLARPLLQALTTTPCVLLVDEIDRADDEFEAFLLQLLDEYTVTIPEYGEVRAEQPPLVVLTSNRTREVHDALKRRCLYHWLEHPDLAREINILRRRLPGIGETLARQIADAVHRLRAMDLLKPPGVAESLDWARALLALQRDELDAATAARTLGAVLKYSEDLDRVRAKLDTLFS, translated from the coding sequence GTGACAGAGTCCCTCGCCTCGCCCGACGCGCTCGCGGCTGCCCTCGACACCACCGGTTACCTCGCCGACGAGGGGCTGGCCACCGCGGGATTCCTCGCGACGCAGATGCAGCGTCCGCTCTTCTGCGAAGGCGAACCGGGCACCGGGAAGACCTCGCTGGCGCTCGCGTTGTCCGAGGCGTTGCAGTGGCCGTTGGTGCGGCTGCAGTGTCACGAGGGCATCGACGCCGCGCAGGCGCTCTACGAATGGGACTTCCCCCGTCAGCTGCTGCACCTGCGCGCCCTCGAAGCGGCCGACGGCGGACGGCTCGACGCGGAAACTGCCGAGCGCTCGCTGTACACGGAGCGGTTCTTGCTCGCGCGGCCGTTGCTGCAGGCGCTCACTACGACGCCATGCGTGTTGCTTGTGGACGAGATCGACCGCGCTGACGATGAGTTCGAGGCGTTTCTCCTGCAGTTGCTGGACGAGTACACCGTCACGATCCCGGAGTACGGCGAGGTGCGTGCGGAGCAGCCGCCGCTGGTCGTGCTGACGTCCAACCGGACGCGCGAGGTGCATGACGCGCTCAAGCGCCGGTGTCTTTACCACTGGCTTGAGCATCCTGATCTTGCTCGGGAGATCAACATCCTGCGCCGTCGGTTGCCGGGGATCGGCGAGACGCTCGCCCGGCAGATCGCCGACGCGGTGCACCGGCTGCGGGCGATGGATCTTCTCAAACCGCCGGGCGTCGCGGAATCCCTTGACTGGGCACGGGCTTTGCTCGCGCTCCAGCGCGACGAACTGGACGCCGCGACGGCCGCGCGCACCCTCGGCGCGGTGCTGAAGTACAGCGAGGACCTCGACCGGGTGCGGGCGAAGCTGGACACGCTGTTCTCCTGA
- a CDS encoding NTP transferase domain-containing protein, which produces MPEPVAGLLLAAGAGRRFGGPKALVEYDGEPLVRRAVRNLAEAGCASVRVVVGASADRVRELLPPDVTPVLAERWQGGMGESLKAGLESLTGESAAAVLVHLVDLPWVPAAALARIVGEASEDAVVRAAYQGVPGHPVLFGRRWWDEIADSASGDHGARDWLRGRSDVRLVECGDLGSGSDVDRPGDLAGPGAERR; this is translated from the coding sequence ATGCCGGAACCGGTTGCCGGACTGCTGCTTGCCGCCGGGGCGGGACGGCGATTCGGCGGGCCCAAGGCCCTGGTCGAGTACGACGGGGAACCGCTGGTCCGGCGGGCTGTCCGGAACCTGGCCGAGGCTGGGTGCGCCTCGGTACGGGTAGTGGTCGGCGCGTCGGCTGATCGGGTCCGCGAGCTGTTGCCGCCGGACGTCACTCCGGTGCTTGCTGAGCGGTGGCAGGGCGGGATGGGGGAGTCGCTGAAGGCTGGGCTCGAGTCGCTGACGGGGGAGTCGGCGGCCGCGGTGCTCGTGCACCTGGTGGATCTGCCGTGGGTGCCTGCCGCGGCGCTCGCGCGGATCGTCGGGGAGGCGTCCGAGGACGCGGTCGTTCGGGCGGCTTACCAGGGGGTTCCTGGGCATCCGGTGCTGTTCGGGCGGCGTTGGTGGGATGAGATCGCGGATTCGGCGAGTGGCGACCACGGAGCTCGGGACTGGTTGCGCGGACGGTCCGACGTGCGGCTTGTCGAGTGCGGTGATCTCGGTAGTGGCAGTGACGTCGATCGGCCTGGGGATTTGGCTGGGCCTGGTGCGGAGCGGCGATGA
- a CDS encoding IclR family transcriptional regulator C-terminal domain-containing protein — MESDDQAERGAHHVQSLERGLAVIKAFSAEAPHPTLSDVARITGLTRAAARRFLLTLVDLGYVRTDGKYFSLTARVLELGYAYLSSLSLAEISQPHLERLSEQVHESSSVSVLEIADIVYVARVAVSRIMTVSINVGTRFPAHATSMGHVLLADMDRMELNAYFIVADLDRLTPHTLTHRTALEAELAKVREQGWAMVDQELEEGLRSVAAPIRNRKGRAVAAVNISTHASRTPVDVVRTQFVPPLIETATAISADLAAVAPGRAVRG, encoded by the coding sequence ATGGAATCCGACGACCAGGCGGAACGCGGCGCGCACCACGTGCAGTCGCTGGAACGCGGGCTGGCGGTGATCAAGGCGTTCAGCGCCGAGGCGCCGCACCCGACGCTCAGCGACGTCGCGCGCATCACCGGGCTGACCCGCGCGGCTGCCCGCCGGTTCCTGCTGACACTCGTGGACCTCGGCTACGTCCGCACGGACGGCAAGTACTTCTCGCTCACCGCGCGCGTGCTGGAACTCGGCTACGCCTACCTGTCCAGCCTGAGCCTGGCCGAGATCTCGCAACCGCACCTGGAGCGGCTCTCGGAGCAGGTGCACGAGTCGAGTTCCGTGTCGGTGCTGGAGATCGCCGACATCGTGTACGTCGCGCGCGTCGCGGTGTCGCGGATCATGACGGTGAGCATCAACGTCGGCACGCGGTTCCCCGCGCACGCCACGTCGATGGGACACGTGCTGCTCGCCGACATGGACCGGATGGAACTCAACGCCTACTTCATCGTCGCCGACCTCGACCGGCTGACCCCGCACACGCTCACCCACCGCACCGCGCTCGAGGCCGAGCTGGCCAAGGTCCGGGAGCAGGGCTGGGCGATGGTCGACCAGGAACTCGAAGAGGGCCTGCGCTCGGTCGCCGCGCCGATCCGCAACCGGAAGGGGCGCGCGGTCGCCGCGGTGAACATCTCGACGCACGCGAGCCGGACGCCGGTGGACGTCGTCCGGACCCAGTTCGTTCCGCCGTTGATCGAGACCGCGACGGCCATTTCGGCAGATCTCGCCGCGGTCGCGCCCGGGCGAGCGGTCCGAGGCTGA
- the pcaC gene encoding 4-carboxymuconolactone decarboxylase, with product MTGDRYEAGIRVRREVLGDEHVDRAVARTTEFSKPFQEYITEAAWGSVWTRDGLDRRTRSCITLAALTALHCHDELAMHVRAAVRNGLTADEIREVLLHTGVYAGVPAANTAIGIAQRVLAELGEPTAQPPAG from the coding sequence GTGACCGGAGACCGCTACGAGGCGGGCATACGGGTGCGCCGCGAGGTGCTCGGCGACGAGCATGTCGACCGGGCGGTCGCGCGGACCACCGAGTTCAGCAAGCCGTTCCAGGAGTACATCACCGAAGCGGCGTGGGGTTCGGTCTGGACGCGCGACGGCCTCGACCGGCGGACCCGCAGCTGCATCACACTGGCCGCGCTCACCGCACTGCACTGCCACGACGAGCTGGCGATGCACGTCCGTGCGGCAGTGCGGAACGGGCTTACCGCGGACGAGATCCGCGAAGTCCTGCTGCACACCGGCGTGTACGCGGGGGTGCCTGCGGCGAACACGGCGATCGGGATCGCCCAGCGCGTCCTCGCCGAGCTGGGAGAACCCACCGCCCAGCCACCGGCCGGATAA
- the pcaD gene encoding 3-oxoadipate enol-lactonase, with translation MSSVRVHRVVEGPPAGPVVVFSNSIGSDHRMWEPQVAPLTERGFRVVRYDTRGHGSSPVPPGPYDLADLGGDVLGLLDDLGVERAHFVGLSLGGMTGMWLGAHAAERLASLTLCCTSALLGPPEMWADRARLVRAEGTGAVAEASVGRWVTPGYVQAHPDQVAYLREMVAAQPDEGYAGCCEVIERMDLTCDLPKISVPTLVIAGADDPSTPAEPHGRVIADGIPGARLVVVASAAHLGSYEQPEEFTRLILERITEEQ, from the coding sequence GTGAGCAGTGTCCGGGTGCACCGGGTCGTCGAAGGCCCGCCGGCGGGTCCGGTGGTGGTGTTCTCCAACTCGATCGGCAGCGACCACCGGATGTGGGAGCCACAGGTCGCGCCGTTGACCGAACGCGGATTCCGCGTGGTCCGGTACGACACGCGCGGCCACGGGTCGTCGCCGGTGCCGCCGGGGCCGTACGACCTGGCCGATTTGGGCGGCGACGTGCTGGGGCTGCTCGACGACCTCGGCGTCGAGCGCGCGCACTTCGTCGGCCTGTCGCTGGGCGGGATGACCGGGATGTGGCTCGGCGCGCACGCCGCGGAGCGGTTGGCGAGCCTCACGCTGTGCTGCACGTCAGCGCTGCTCGGACCGCCCGAGATGTGGGCCGATCGCGCGCGTCTCGTGCGGGCCGAGGGCACTGGGGCGGTCGCGGAAGCCAGCGTCGGGCGATGGGTCACGCCGGGTTACGTGCAGGCGCATCCTGACCAGGTCGCGTACCTGCGCGAGATGGTCGCGGCGCAGCCCGACGAGGGGTACGCCGGCTGCTGCGAGGTGATCGAGCGGATGGATCTCACCTGCGACCTGCCGAAGATCTCCGTTCCGACGCTGGTCATCGCTGGTGCCGACGACCCGTCGACGCCCGCTGAGCCGCACGGGCGGGTCATCGCGGACGGGATCCCCGGCGCCCGGCTCGTGGTCGTCGCGTCCGCCGCGCACCTGGGCAGCTACGAACAGCCGGAGGAGTTCACCCGGCTGATCCTCGAGCGGATCACGGAGGAACAGTGA
- the pcaG gene encoding protocatechuate 3,4-dioxygenase subunit alpha produces the protein MRLEGTPSQTVGPYLSIGLPWDDGPFVVPEGTEGAVWIRGGVYDGAGNPVPDAMIETWQADPNGGFDHPDDPRGKPGEPFRGFGRCPTDAEGQYRILTVLPGAVPDATGAPQARHIDVSVFARGLLNRVVTRIYFEDQDNAGDAVLASVPEERRDTLLAKKDGAGYRFDVRLQGEGETVFFAV, from the coding sequence GTGAGGCTCGAAGGCACGCCCTCGCAGACTGTCGGGCCGTATCTGTCCATCGGGCTGCCGTGGGACGACGGGCCGTTCGTGGTCCCGGAAGGCACCGAAGGCGCGGTGTGGATCCGCGGCGGGGTGTACGACGGCGCGGGAAACCCGGTTCCCGACGCGATGATCGAGACATGGCAGGCGGATCCGAACGGCGGGTTCGATCATCCCGACGATCCGCGCGGCAAGCCCGGCGAGCCGTTCCGCGGGTTCGGCCGATGTCCCACCGATGCCGAAGGCCAGTACCGGATTCTCACGGTGCTGCCCGGAGCAGTGCCGGACGCGACTGGGGCTCCGCAGGCCCGGCACATCGACGTGTCGGTGTTCGCTCGGGGGCTGCTGAACCGGGTCGTCACGCGCATTTACTTCGAGGACCAGGACAACGCCGGCGACGCCGTGCTGGCGAGCGTTCCCGAGGAACGCCGGGACACGTTGCTGGCCAAGAAAGACGGGGCCGGCTATCGGTTCGACGTGCGTTTGCAGGGCGAAGGCGAGACGGTGTTCTTCGCGGTCTGA
- the pcaH gene encoding protocatechuate 3,4-dioxygenase subunit beta has product MATPTERRLPQYRPDPDGTHPPLDYAPYRSTALRHPKQPLVLLPQMLTEVTGPLLGPGRLGEFDNDLTRQHAGEPQGQRIIVTGRLLDGDGRPIRDSLVEIWQANAGGRYRHTGDRWPSPLDPNFDGLGRTLTDSDGRYEFTTIKPGAYPWKNHDNAWRPAHIHFSVFGSAFTQRLVTQMYFPDDPLFSQDPIFNSIPDEKARQRMISRFDLDRTEEEWALAFQFDIVVRGREQSVFEDEEEDE; this is encoded by the coding sequence GTGGCCACACCGACCGAACGGCGCCTGCCGCAGTACCGGCCTGATCCGGACGGCACCCATCCGCCGCTCGACTACGCGCCGTACCGTTCCACCGCGTTGCGGCATCCGAAGCAGCCGCTGGTCCTGCTGCCGCAGATGCTCACCGAGGTCACCGGTCCTCTGCTCGGCCCGGGGCGGCTCGGCGAGTTCGACAACGACCTCACCCGCCAGCACGCGGGCGAGCCGCAGGGCCAGCGGATCATCGTCACCGGAAGGCTTCTCGACGGCGACGGGCGGCCGATCCGCGATTCGCTCGTGGAGATCTGGCAGGCCAACGCGGGCGGCCGCTACCGGCACACCGGCGACCGCTGGCCGTCCCCGCTCGACCCGAACTTCGACGGGCTCGGCCGCACGCTCACCGACAGCGATGGGCGCTACGAGTTCACCACCATCAAGCCCGGCGCGTACCCGTGGAAGAACCACGACAACGCGTGGCGTCCCGCGCACATCCACTTCTCGGTGTTCGGCTCGGCGTTCACCCAGCGGCTCGTCACGCAGATGTACTTCCCGGACGATCCACTGTTCTCGCAGGACCCGATCTTCAACTCCATCCCGGACGAGAAGGCGCGGCAGCGGATGATCTCCCGGTTCGACCTCGACCGCACCGAGGAGGAATGGGCGCTGGCGTTCCAGTTCGACATCGTGGTGCGCGGACGGGAACAGTCGGTGTTCGAGGACGAGGAGGAGGACGAGTGA
- a CDS encoding acetyl-CoA C-acyltransferase — translation MSDAYVLDAIRTPFGRYGGALSGVRPDDLAAGVLRALAERNGLDPSIVDEVLLGDANGAGEDNRNVARMAALLAGWPTSVPGATVNRLCGSGVEAAMQASRAIQVGDASLVVAGGVESMSRSPLVMPKPDKAFPAGNQTLYNTALGWRMVNPAMPSQWTVSLGESTELLAERYGITRDEQDAFAARSHVNAARAWDEGFYNDHVVPVEGVELTRDEGIRPDSTPEKLAKLKTVFRKENGTVTAGNASPLNDGASALLLGDAAAAERLGKTPLARIAGRGAAGVDPDVFGIGPVRAAEIALERAGIGWSDLAAVELNEAFAAQSLACLKEWSKLDPEIVNVNGGAIAIGHPLGASGGRIIGALAHQLRRTGGRWGLAAICIGVGQGLAVVLENR, via the coding sequence ATGAGCGACGCTTACGTACTCGACGCGATCCGCACTCCCTTCGGGCGCTACGGCGGCGCTCTCTCCGGAGTGCGCCCTGACGACCTGGCCGCGGGCGTCCTGCGCGCGCTGGCCGAGCGCAACGGACTCGATCCGTCCATTGTGGACGAAGTGCTGCTCGGTGACGCCAACGGCGCGGGCGAGGACAACCGGAACGTGGCGCGGATGGCCGCGCTCCTCGCGGGCTGGCCGACTTCGGTTCCCGGTGCGACGGTGAACCGGCTGTGCGGATCCGGCGTCGAGGCGGCCATGCAGGCGAGCCGGGCGATCCAGGTCGGCGACGCCTCGCTGGTGGTCGCGGGCGGCGTCGAGTCGATGAGCCGCTCGCCGCTGGTGATGCCGAAGCCGGACAAGGCTTTTCCGGCGGGCAACCAGACGCTGTACAACACGGCGCTCGGCTGGCGGATGGTCAACCCGGCGATGCCGTCGCAGTGGACCGTTTCCCTCGGCGAGTCCACCGAACTGCTCGCCGAGCGCTACGGCATCACCCGGGACGAACAGGACGCGTTCGCCGCGCGCAGCCACGTGAATGCCGCCCGGGCGTGGGACGAGGGCTTCTACAACGACCACGTGGTTCCGGTGGAAGGCGTCGAGCTGACCCGGGACGAGGGCATCCGACCGGACTCCACGCCCGAGAAGCTCGCGAAGCTGAAAACGGTGTTCCGCAAGGAAAACGGCACTGTCACGGCGGGGAACGCGTCGCCGCTCAACGACGGTGCGTCGGCGTTGCTGCTCGGTGACGCGGCGGCGGCCGAGCGGCTCGGCAAGACGCCGCTGGCCCGGATCGCCGGCCGCGGCGCCGCGGGAGTCGACCCGGACGTGTTCGGCATCGGTCCGGTGCGCGCGGCGGAGATCGCGCTCGAACGGGCAGGCATCGGCTGGAGCGACCTCGCCGCGGTGGAACTCAACGAGGCGTTCGCCGCACAGTCGTTGGCCTGCCTGAAAGAATGGTCGAAGCTCGACCCGGAGATCGTCAACGTCAACGGCGGGGCCATCGCGATCGGGCACCCGCTCGGTGCGTCCGGCGGCCGCATCATCGGCGCGCTGGCGCATCAGCTCCGCCGCACCGGCGGTCGCTGGGGCCTCGCGGCGATCTGCATCGGCGTCGGCCAGGGTCTCGCTGTCGTGCTCGAGAATCGCTGA
- a CDS encoding CoA-transferase subunit beta, translating to MSEYTADEMMSIAAARALGEGMSCFVGIGLPSTAANLARRTHAPNLTLIYESGCLGAKPSRLPLSIGDGELADTADAVVSVPEVFNYWLQPGRIDVGFLGAAQLDKFGNINTTVIGSDYHDPKVRLPGAGGAPEIAASCKEVFVVLRQSKRTFVDKVDFVTSFGHGTGRGDRERLGLRGAGPTLVVTDLGLMRPDPDTAELTLTELHPGIELEQVVEATGWTLKAAADLKTTPAPTERELTLLRELKKAGE from the coding sequence ATGAGCGAGTACACCGCTGACGAGATGATGAGCATCGCCGCGGCGCGCGCGCTCGGCGAGGGCATGTCGTGTTTCGTCGGGATCGGATTGCCGAGCACCGCGGCGAACCTGGCCCGCCGCACGCACGCCCCGAACCTCACTTTGATCTACGAATCGGGTTGTCTCGGCGCGAAACCGAGCAGGCTGCCGCTGTCGATCGGCGACGGCGAACTGGCCGACACCGCCGACGCGGTCGTCAGCGTGCCCGAGGTGTTCAACTACTGGCTGCAGCCCGGCCGGATCGACGTCGGGTTCCTCGGCGCGGCGCAGTTGGACAAGTTCGGCAACATCAACACCACGGTCATCGGTTCCGACTATCACGATCCGAAGGTGCGCCTGCCCGGCGCGGGCGGAGCGCCGGAGATCGCCGCGTCCTGCAAGGAAGTGTTCGTCGTGCTGCGGCAGAGCAAGCGCACCTTTGTGGACAAGGTCGACTTCGTGACGTCGTTCGGCCACGGCACCGGGCGCGGCGACCGCGAACGGCTCGGCCTGCGCGGAGCCGGGCCGACGCTCGTGGTCACCGACCTCGGTTTGATGCGGCCCGATCCGGACACCGCGGAGCTCACGCTCACCGAACTGCACCCCGGGATCGAGCTGGAACAGGTCGTGGAAGCGACGGGGTGGACACTGAAGGCGGCCGCGGACCTCAAGACCACCCCCGCGCCCACTGAACGCGAACTGACCCTGCTCCGTGAATTGAAGAAGGCCGGCGAATGA
- a CDS encoding CoA transferase subunit A — protein MARVLSLGEAIAELVHDGDTVALEGFTHLIPVAAGHEIIRQGRRNLTLVRMTPDIVYDQLIGAGCASKLIFSWGGNPGVGSLHRFRDAVQHSWPVPLEIEEHSHAGMANRYVAGASGLPFAVLRGYTGTDLPAQTDTIKPITCPFTGEQLTAVPALNPDVTIVHAQRADRAGNVQLWGIAGVQKEAVLAAKRSLVTVEEVVDELEPRPGALVLPSWAVTAVAEVPRGAAPSYAAGYYERDNAAYQTWDEIGRDREEFAKWLNDLTGVKA, from the coding sequence ATGGCAAGGGTGCTGTCGCTCGGCGAGGCGATCGCCGAGCTGGTGCACGACGGAGACACCGTCGCTCTCGAGGGCTTCACGCACCTCATCCCCGTGGCGGCCGGGCACGAGATCATCCGTCAGGGCAGGCGGAACCTCACACTCGTGCGGATGACGCCGGACATCGTCTACGACCAGCTCATCGGCGCGGGCTGCGCGAGCAAGCTGATCTTCTCCTGGGGCGGCAACCCCGGAGTCGGCTCGCTGCACCGGTTCCGCGACGCGGTGCAGCACTCGTGGCCGGTGCCGCTGGAGATCGAGGAACACAGTCACGCGGGCATGGCGAACCGTTATGTCGCAGGCGCTTCAGGGCTGCCGTTCGCCGTGCTGCGCGGCTACACCGGCACCGATCTGCCCGCGCAGACGGACACGATCAAGCCGATCACCTGCCCGTTCACCGGCGAGCAGCTCACCGCGGTGCCGGCGCTGAACCCGGACGTCACGATCGTGCACGCGCAGCGCGCCGACCGGGCGGGCAACGTCCAGCTGTGGGGCATCGCGGGCGTGCAGAAGGAGGCGGTGCTGGCGGCGAAGCGGTCGCTGGTCACGGTGGAAGAGGTCGTCGACGAGCTTGAGCCCCGTCCGGGCGCGCTGGTCCTTCCGTCCTGGGCGGTCACCGCGGTGGCAGAGGTGCCGCGCGGCGCTGCGCCCTCGTACGCCGCCGGGTACTACGAGCGGGACAACGCGGCGTACCAGACGTGGGACGAGATCGGCCGGGACCGCGAGGAATTCGCCAAGTGGCTGAACGACTTGACCGGAGTGAAGGCATGA
- a CDS encoding 2-hydroxyacid dehydrogenase — MPKIAVTRWIPDEAVQVLGEAGEVEIWPEDRPLTPEELRKFVAGAAAVVSMLHDRIDGSVADAAGPELKVVANVAVGYDNVDVSALADRGVVVANTPGVLTDATADLAFGLLLAVSRRLGEGERLLRARQPWSFHLGFLLGSGLQGKTLGIVGLGQIGRAVAKRAAAFGMRVVYSGRSAKPDFDGEFVSFDELLRRSDFVSLHCPLTPETRHLVDADALRAMKPSAYLVNTTRGPVVDESALADALEAGEIAGAALDVFEKEPDVEPRLLERDDVVLTPHLGSATVETRTAMAVLAARNVVSVLAGAEPLTEVGR; from the coding sequence ATGCCGAAGATCGCTGTCACCCGCTGGATCCCGGACGAGGCCGTGCAGGTGCTCGGCGAGGCAGGCGAAGTCGAAATCTGGCCGGAGGACCGGCCGCTCACGCCCGAGGAACTGCGGAAGTTCGTCGCCGGCGCGGCCGCGGTGGTGTCGATGCTGCACGACCGGATCGACGGCTCGGTCGCGGACGCGGCGGGTCCCGAGCTGAAGGTCGTCGCGAACGTCGCGGTGGGCTACGACAACGTGGACGTCAGTGCACTGGCGGACCGCGGGGTCGTGGTCGCCAACACGCCAGGCGTGCTCACCGACGCCACCGCGGATCTCGCGTTCGGACTGCTGCTGGCCGTCTCGCGGCGGCTCGGCGAAGGCGAACGTTTGCTGCGCGCGCGGCAGCCGTGGTCGTTCCATCTCGGCTTCCTGCTCGGGTCCGGCTTGCAGGGCAAGACGCTCGGCATCGTCGGGCTCGGGCAGATCGGCCGCGCGGTGGCGAAGCGGGCGGCGGCGTTCGGGATGCGGGTCGTCTACTCCGGACGGTCGGCGAAGCCGGACTTCGACGGCGAGTTCGTGTCATTCGACGAACTGCTGCGGCGTTCCGACTTCGTGTCGCTGCACTGTCCGCTGACTCCCGAGACCCGGCACCTTGTCGACGCGGACGCGTTGCGCGCCATGAAACCGAGTGCGTACCTCGTGAACACCACGCGCGGTCCAGTGGTCGACGAGTCGGCGCTGGCCGACGCGCTCGAAGCCGGCGAGATCGCGGGCGCGGCGCTGGACGTGTTCGAGAAGGAGCCGGACGTCGAGCCGCGGCTGCTCGAGCGCGACGACGTGGTGCTGACACCGCATCTCGGATCGGCGACGGTGGAAACGCGTACGGCGATGGCGGTGCTGGCCGCACGCAACGTCGTCTCGGTGCTCGCCGGTGCCGAGCCGCTGACGGAGGTGGGCCGATGA